A stretch of Antennarius striatus isolate MH-2024 chromosome 6, ASM4005453v1, whole genome shotgun sequence DNA encodes these proteins:
- the dhrs13b.2 gene encoding tapasin-related protein isoform X2, producing MDLILTILIYVYLWVGMQCVSQISWLPCEFIDEHVYLNNEGHTETQLIVREAILQFGQKGEGPVNPNTITFLQTGSRLDLRRYLEGAFSEQLDCQIRRYSTQGIHVRWPVQEHDEYNNWFICTIKHIRELFTVISFLRHPTDQSASGKQDYLSWSPITDRELLTTTVAMIIKSTTPSVKVRFGVKESLHCQFALDHKVPNFLVEWHWQYRGEKVKLFSHTSRSGQTHGTGVKIKNLANGDASYTLPFTKMTSEGTYSCSVSVNPLLASLDISLHIEESPRVSLNVGPTLLLQQGQDQRVACEAEGYYPLDVEIVWYEEEPTSKSQRVGAPLPKALQNVLLSSHRHNQDNTYALSAFFYLKASLTLNGKQFTCKVSHQSLRVPIKKSFTLTVEESSSWFFPIAIGFFCVTLFALLCVMLPSFFQGKKQFVQKKPY from the exons ATGGACTTGATCTTAACTATACTTATTTACGTGTACCTTTGGGTGG GCATGCAGTGTGTCAGTCAAATTTCATGGCTGCCCTGTGAGTTCATTGATGAACATGTGTATCTGAATAATGAGGGTCACACTGAGACTCAGCTCATTGTCAGAGAGGCTATACTCCAGTTTGGTCAAAAAGGAGAAGGACCTGTCAACCCAAATACCATAACTTTCCTACAAACTG GATCTAGATTGGATCTGCGGCGATACCTAGAGGGAGCTTTTTCAGAGCAGTTAGACTGTCAGATACGTAGGTACAGTACACAAGGCATCCATGTCCGCTGGCCAGTGCAGGAGCATGATGAGTACAACAACTGGTTCATCTGTACTATCAAACACATCAGAGAACTCTTCACTGTCATTAGCTTCCTCAGACATCCAACTGACCAATCTGCCTCAGGAAAGCAGGACTATCTCAGTTGGTCACCCATCACAGACAGAGAGTTACTCACCACAACAG TTGCTATGATCATTAAATCAACAACTCCATCAGTGAAAGTGCGATTTGGTGTCAAGGAAAGTCTTCACTGCCAGTTTGCCCTTGACCACAAAGTACCAAACTTCCTTGTGGAGTGGCACTGGCAATATCGAGGAGAAAAAGTCAAACTCTTCAGCCATACCAGCCGCTCTGGGCAAACCCATGGGACAGGTGTCAAGATAAAGAACCTTGCAAATGGAGATGCTTCCTATACACTCCCATTCACCAAAATGACCAGTGAAGGGACTTACTCTTGTTCTGTATCAGTTAATCCACTTTTAGCCAGCTTGGACATAAGTCTGCACATCGAAG AGTCCCCCCGCGTCTCTCTGAATGTTGGACCTACCCTTTTGCTGCAGCAAGGCCAGGATCAGAGGGTTGCATGTGAGGCAGAGGGGTACTACCCTCTTGATGTGGAGATAGTTTGGTATGAGGAGGAACCAACATCAAAAAGCCAGAGGGTGGGTGCTCCTCTACCCAAGGCGCTCCAAAATGTTCTGCTGTCAAGCCACAGACACAACCAGGACAATACCTATGCATTGTCAGCTTTCTTCTACCTCAAGGCTTCACTTACGCTCAATGGAAAACAGTTTACATGCAAAGTTTCCCATCAGTCACTGAGAGTACCCATCAAAAAGAGCTTCACCTTAACCGTTGAAG AGTCAAGCAGCTGGTTTTTTCCAATTGCTATTGGCTTCTTTTGTGTAACACTTTTCGCCCTCCTGTGTGTCATGCTGCCCTCTTTCTTCCAAG gaaaaaaacagtttgtacAG
- the dhrs13b.2 gene encoding tapasin-related protein isoform X1, which produces MDLILTILIYVYLWVGMQCVSQISWLPCEFIDEHVYLNNEGHTETQLIVREAILQFGQKGEGPVNPNTITFLQTGSRLDLRRYLEGAFSEQLDCQIRRYSTQGIHVRWPVQEHDEYNNWFICTIKHIRELFTVISFLRHPTDQSASGKQDYLSWSPITDRELLTTTVAMIIKSTTPSVKVRFGVKESLHCQFALDHKVPNFLVEWHWQYRGEKVKLFSHTSRSGQTHGTGVKIKNLANGDASYTLPFTKMTSEGTYSCSVSVNPLLASLDISLHIEESPRVSLNVGPTLLLQQGQDQRVACEAEGYYPLDVEIVWYEEEPTSKSQRVGAPLPKALQNVLLSSHRHNQDNTYALSAFFYLKASLTLNGKQFTCKVSHQSLRVPIKKSFTLTVEGGELPHYCSTMRFHTVAVEEYSWQLLMLVFFSRQSQAAGFFQLLLASFV; this is translated from the exons ATGGACTTGATCTTAACTATACTTATTTACGTGTACCTTTGGGTGG GCATGCAGTGTGTCAGTCAAATTTCATGGCTGCCCTGTGAGTTCATTGATGAACATGTGTATCTGAATAATGAGGGTCACACTGAGACTCAGCTCATTGTCAGAGAGGCTATACTCCAGTTTGGTCAAAAAGGAGAAGGACCTGTCAACCCAAATACCATAACTTTCCTACAAACTG GATCTAGATTGGATCTGCGGCGATACCTAGAGGGAGCTTTTTCAGAGCAGTTAGACTGTCAGATACGTAGGTACAGTACACAAGGCATCCATGTCCGCTGGCCAGTGCAGGAGCATGATGAGTACAACAACTGGTTCATCTGTACTATCAAACACATCAGAGAACTCTTCACTGTCATTAGCTTCCTCAGACATCCAACTGACCAATCTGCCTCAGGAAAGCAGGACTATCTCAGTTGGTCACCCATCACAGACAGAGAGTTACTCACCACAACAG TTGCTATGATCATTAAATCAACAACTCCATCAGTGAAAGTGCGATTTGGTGTCAAGGAAAGTCTTCACTGCCAGTTTGCCCTTGACCACAAAGTACCAAACTTCCTTGTGGAGTGGCACTGGCAATATCGAGGAGAAAAAGTCAAACTCTTCAGCCATACCAGCCGCTCTGGGCAAACCCATGGGACAGGTGTCAAGATAAAGAACCTTGCAAATGGAGATGCTTCCTATACACTCCCATTCACCAAAATGACCAGTGAAGGGACTTACTCTTGTTCTGTATCAGTTAATCCACTTTTAGCCAGCTTGGACATAAGTCTGCACATCGAAG AGTCCCCCCGCGTCTCTCTGAATGTTGGACCTACCCTTTTGCTGCAGCAAGGCCAGGATCAGAGGGTTGCATGTGAGGCAGAGGGGTACTACCCTCTTGATGTGGAGATAGTTTGGTATGAGGAGGAACCAACATCAAAAAGCCAGAGGGTGGGTGCTCCTCTACCCAAGGCGCTCCAAAATGTTCTGCTGTCAAGCCACAGACACAACCAGGACAATACCTATGCATTGTCAGCTTTCTTCTACCTCAAGGCTTCACTTACGCTCAATGGAAAACAGTTTACATGCAAAGTTTCCCATCAGTCACTGAGAGTACCCATCAAAAAGAGCTTCACCTTAACCGTTGAAGGTGGGGAGTTGCCACATTATTGTAGTACCATGAGATTCCACACTGTGGCAGTAGAGGAATATAGCTGGCAGTTACTTATGCTTGTCTTTTTCTCTCGTCAGAGTCAAGCAGCTGGTTTTTTCCAATTGCTATTGGCTTCTTTTGTGTAA